A stretch of the Hyperolius riggenbachi isolate aHypRig1 chromosome 11, aHypRig1.pri, whole genome shotgun sequence genome encodes the following:
- the LOC137537943 gene encoding gastrula zinc finger protein XlCGF66.1-like has translation MSQLVLSVVKCFAQKSLLVLSVGKYFAQKSLLVPSMGKCFAQKSLLVPSMGKCFAQISHLVPSVGKYFVQKSHLVPSVGKYFAQKSHLVPCVGKIFCTNTPSCSQCGKMFCTDIPSCSECRKMFCTEIPSCSECGKMFSTEISFAQKSHLVPSVGKCFAQISHLVPSVGKYFAQKSHLVPCVGKIFCTNIPSCSQCGKIFCTVIPSCSQCGKIFCTEIPSCSECGKIFCTEIPSCSLCGENILHKYPILFPVWENVLHRYPILFRVCENVLHRNPFLFPVWENVLHRYPNLFPV, from the coding sequence atgtCCCaacttgttctgagtgtggtaaaatgttttgcacagaaatcccttcttgttctgagtgtgggaaaatattttgcacagaaatcccttCTTGTTCCCAGTATgggaaaatgttttgcacagaaatcccttCTTGTTCCCAGTATgggaaaatgttttgcacagatatCCCATCTTGTTCCCAGTGTGGGAAAatattttgtacagaaatcccatcttgttccgagtgtgggaaaatattttgcacagaaatcccatCTTGTTCCCTGTGTGGGGAAAATATTTTGCACAAATACCCCATCTTGTTCCCAGTGTgggaaaatgttttgcacagatatCCCATCTTGTTCCGAGTGTAGGAAAATGTTTTGTACTGAAATCCCTTCTTGTTCCGAGTGTGGGAAAATGTTTAGCACAGAAAtcagttttgcacagaaatcacatcttgttcCCAGTGTGGGAAAATGTTTCGCACAGATATCCCATCTTGTTCCGAGTGTGGGAAAatattttgcacagaaatcccatCTTGTTCCCTGTGTGGGGAAAATATTTTGCACAAATATCCCATCTTGTTCCCAGTGTGGGAAAATCTTTTGCACAGTTATCCCATCTTGTTCCCAGTGTGGGAAAatattttgtacagaaatcccatcttgttccgagtgtgggaaaatattttgcacagaaatcccatCTTGTTCCCTGTGTGGGGAAAATATTTTGCACAAATACCCCATCTTGTTCCCAGTGTgggaaaatgttttgcacagatatCCCATCTTGTTCCGAGTGTgtgaaaatgttttgcacagaaatcccttCTTGTTCCCAGTATgggaaaatgttttgcacagatatCCCAACTTGTTCCCAGTGTAG
- the LOC137537944 gene encoding zinc finger protein 569-like yields MDTCVPLSRSLDIERICFVQKSHLVMHERSYTGDLVRIPIYVLSVGKCFAQSSHLVPNVGKYFAQKSLLVPSVGKCFKQISHLVPSSGKMFCTELPSCSECGKIFCTEVTIFSECGKYFAQKSLLVPNVGKCFAQKSLLVPSVGKCFAQKSHLVPSMGKCFAQMSQLVLSVVKCFAQKSLLVLSVGKYFAQKSLLVLSVGKYFAQKSHLVPSV; encoded by the exons ATGGACACGTGTGTCCCTCTCAGTCGTTCGTTGGATATTGAGAGgatatgttttgtacagaaatcacatcttgtcatgcATGAGAGATCTTATACTGGTGACCTGGTGAGAATCCCTatttatgttctgagtgtgggaaaatgttttgcacagagctCCCATCTTGTTCCGAATGTGGGAAAatattttgcacagaaatcccttCTTGTTCCCAGTGTGGGAAAATGTTTTAAACAGATATCCCATCTTGTTCCGAGT AGTgggaaaatgttttgcacagagctCCCATCTTGTTCCGAGTGTGGGAAAATATTTTGCACTGAAGTCACAATtttttcagagtgtgggaaatattttgcacagaaatcccttCTTGTTCCCAATGTgggaaaatgttttgcacagaaatcccttCTTGTCCCGAGTGTgggaaaatgttttgcacagaaatcccatCTTGTTCCCAGTATgggaaaatgttttgcacagatgtCCCaacttgttctgagtgtggtaaaatgttttgcacagaaatcccttcttgttctgagtgtgggaaaatattttgcacagaaatcccttcttgttctgagtgtgggaaaatattttgcacagaaatcccatCTTGTTCCCAGTGTgtga